The proteins below come from a single Prochlorococcus marinus CUG1415 genomic window:
- a CDS encoding 23S rRNA (pseudouridine(1915)-N(3))-methyltransferase RlmH — protein sequence MLQSNRLAIYAIGKIKKIWIRDGINQYKKRMPELIINELKTFNINNLRSNNNIIICLSEEGKQFNSVELCSLLLNFKNKKINFLIGDTDGITFDIKEKSDLILSLSPLTFPHELARLILIEQIYRAISISNNSPYHRS from the coding sequence ATGCTTCAGAGTAATAGATTAGCAATTTATGCTATAGGCAAAATAAAGAAAATTTGGATTAGAGATGGAATTAATCAATACAAAAAAAGAATGCCTGAACTTATCATTAATGAGTTAAAGACTTTTAATATAAATAATCTTAGATCTAATAATAATATTATTATCTGTCTAAGCGAAGAAGGCAAGCAGTTTAATTCAGTTGAACTATGTTCTTTACTCTTAAATTTTAAAAATAAAAAGATTAATTTCTTAATCGGTGATACTGATGGAATTACTTTCGATATAAAAGAAAAATCAGATCTTATACTAAGTCTTTCTCCTTTAACTTTTCCTCATGAATTAGCTAGATTAATCCTAATCGAGCAAATTTATAGAGCTATTTCTATATCCAACAACTCTCCTTACCATCGCTCTTAA
- the rsmA gene encoding 16S rRNA (adenine(1518)-N(6)/adenine(1519)-N(6))-dimethyltransferase RsmA encodes MNSKNYHQKKRFGQHWLVNKKILEKIKEIAVLNENDFILEIGPGKGALTSKLLDSEIKKLHAIELDKDLINLLNDKFNNNDKFSLQQGDILSVNLDSINKKITKVIANIPYNITGPILDIFIGRLGIIRNYNYEKIIFLMQKDVVDRILSKEGSPNAGALSIRMQLLSKIKRICDVPPSSFRPPPKVFSSLVVFEPIKNDLRLDISLEKYIDKLLRISFNSRRKMLRNTLNSILSNEDINELSESSKVCFNLRPQDISIHQWIKLAENCIKIKK; translated from the coding sequence ATGAATTCTAAAAACTATCATCAAAAAAAAAGATTTGGACAACACTGGTTAGTAAATAAAAAAATACTAGAAAAAATTAAAGAAATTGCTGTTCTTAATGAAAATGACTTTATTTTAGAAATTGGTCCAGGTAAAGGAGCTTTAACCTCTAAGTTATTAGATTCAGAAATTAAAAAATTACATGCGATTGAATTAGATAAAGATTTAATAAATTTATTAAATGATAAATTCAATAATAATGATAAGTTTTCACTTCAGCAGGGAGATATTCTTTCTGTAAATTTAGATTCGATTAATAAGAAGATTACAAAAGTGATTGCAAATATTCCTTACAATATAACTGGCCCAATATTGGATATTTTTATAGGGCGATTGGGCATTATAAGAAACTATAATTACGAAAAAATAATTTTTTTAATGCAGAAAGACGTTGTAGATAGGATTTTGTCAAAAGAAGGTAGTCCTAATGCTGGTGCGCTTAGTATAAGAATGCAACTCTTATCAAAAATAAAAAGAATTTGTGATGTACCGCCTTCATCATTTAGGCCGCCTCCAAAAGTTTTTTCTTCTTTAGTAGTTTTCGAACCAATTAAAAATGATCTAAGATTAGACATTAGTCTAGAAAAATATATAGATAAACTTCTTCGAATTTCATTTAATTCAAGAAGAAAAATGCTTAGAAATACTCTTAATTCAATACTTTCAAATGAAGATATAAATGAATTATCTGAATCTTCAAAAGTTTGTTTTAATTTAAGACCACAAGATATTTCAATTCATCAATGGATTAAGCTTGCAGAAAATTGTATTAAAATTAAAAAATAA
- the ispE gene encoding 4-(cytidine 5'-diphospho)-2-C-methyl-D-erythritol kinase produces the protein MQDLAKTKIIIKSPAKINLHLEVIGKREDGFHELAMIMQNIDLSDYLEFEINNEDLIKLESDCNDLSLSSDNLIVKSANLLRKKSNIDFGANIFLRKNIPIGAGLAGGSSNAAATLIGLNKLWDLNLDQETLCSLASTLGSDIPFFINGGIQLCFGRGEILEKLDSNFEYGVILLKNPNVSVSTAETYKKYSNRFCDQYLTNRAMIENIRKNLRDNGLNNLNFDNEHLTIKNDLQLVVENDNDSVKQALYLLSKLENCLTFSMSGSGPTCFALFKDVETAKKELTANYKLFKDKGYDSWVCTFLEKGITFI, from the coding sequence ATGCAAGATTTAGCTAAAACGAAAATTATTATAAAATCTCCTGCCAAAATAAATTTGCACCTTGAAGTTATCGGTAAAAGAGAGGATGGATTCCATGAGTTAGCAATGATTATGCAAAATATTGATCTTTCTGATTATTTAGAATTTGAAATTAATAATGAAGATTTAATTAAACTTGAATCTGATTGTAATGATTTAAGCTTATCTAGTGATAACTTAATTGTTAAATCGGCAAATCTATTAAGGAAAAAATCAAATATAGATTTCGGTGCGAATATATTTTTAAGAAAAAATATTCCAATTGGTGCAGGATTAGCTGGTGGATCCAGTAATGCAGCAGCAACATTAATTGGTCTTAATAAGTTATGGGATTTGAACTTAGATCAAGAAACATTATGTTCATTAGCATCAACTTTAGGATCTGATATTCCTTTTTTTATAAATGGTGGTATTCAATTATGTTTTGGAAGAGGCGAAATTTTGGAGAAATTAGATTCAAACTTTGAATATGGAGTAATTCTTTTAAAAAATCCAAATGTATCAGTATCTACTGCTGAAACTTATAAAAAATATAGTAATAGATTTTGTGATCAATATCTTACTAATAGAGCAATGATTGAGAACATAAGAAAAAATTTAAGAGATAATGGTTTAAATAACTTAAATTTTGATAATGAACATTTAACTATAAAAAATGATTTACAGTTAGTTGTTGAAAATGACAATGATTCTGTAAAGCAGGCATTATATTTACTTTCTAAATTAGAGAATTGTCTGACATTTTCAATGAGTGGATCTGGACCTACATGCTTTGCACTCTTTAAAGATGTAGAGACTGCTAAAAAAGAATTAACTGCAAATTATAAATTATTTAAAGATAAAGGTTACGATTCATGGGTTTGCACTTTCCTTGAAAAGGGAATAACATTCATTTAA
- a CDS encoding DUF3082 domain-containing protein, producing the protein MADNSKENIEKNIPEKGPLNFIAGSLTSFLLFIFFYFLSNKIAIYFSMHKPSNSSEIVQNISSSINTLIIGLSFLLTFSFAFIGFGLFIVFIRSFFMKKS; encoded by the coding sequence GTGGCTGATAATAGTAAAGAGAATATTGAAAAAAATATTCCCGAAAAAGGACCATTAAATTTTATTGCAGGATCATTAACCAGTTTTTTATTATTTATATTTTTTTATTTTTTAAGTAATAAAATTGCAATTTATTTTTCAATGCATAAACCATCTAATTCTTCTGAAATAGTCCAGAATATTTCTTCTAGTATTAATACCTTAATAATTGGATTGTCTTTTTTACTGACTTTTTCTTTCGCTTTTATAGGCTTTGGACTTTTTATTGTATTTATTCGCAGTTTTTTTATGAAGAAAAGTTGA
- a CDS encoding pyruvate dehydrogenase complex E1 component subunit beta: MAGTLLFNALKEAIDEEMANDVNVCVMGEDVGQYGGSYKVTKDLYEKYGELRVLDTPIAENSFTGMAVGAAMTGLRPIVEGMNMGFLLLAFNQISNNMGMLRYTSGGNYKIPAVVRGPGGVGRQLGAEHSQRLEAYFHAVPGIKIVACSTPTNAKGLMKAAIRDDNPVLFFEHVLLYNLSEELPEGDYTCALDQADVVKEGKDVTLLTYSRMRHHCLKALEELDKKGIDAELIDLISLKPFDMETIAKSIRKTNKVIIIEECMKTGGIGAELIALITEECFDDLDARPIRLSSQDIPTPYNGNLENLTIIQPHQIVEKVEHLITGSI, encoded by the coding sequence GTGGCTGGAACATTATTGTTTAATGCTTTGAAAGAGGCAATTGACGAAGAAATGGCAAATGATGTTAATGTTTGCGTAATGGGCGAAGATGTTGGTCAATATGGAGGTTCTTATAAGGTAACTAAGGATTTATATGAAAAATATGGTGAATTACGAGTATTAGATACTCCAATTGCAGAGAATAGTTTTACCGGTATGGCTGTAGGTGCAGCTATGACTGGTCTAAGACCAATAGTAGAAGGCATGAATATGGGTTTTTTGCTTTTAGCATTTAATCAGATATCGAATAATATGGGAATGCTTAGATATACAAGTGGAGGAAATTATAAGATTCCTGCTGTAGTTCGCGGTCCGGGAGGAGTTGGTCGACAACTTGGTGCTGAACATAGTCAAAGACTTGAGGCATATTTTCATGCAGTTCCTGGAATAAAAATTGTGGCATGCAGTACTCCGACAAATGCTAAAGGTCTAATGAAAGCAGCGATAAGAGATGATAATCCGGTTTTGTTTTTCGAACATGTACTTCTCTACAACTTGTCTGAAGAATTACCTGAGGGTGACTATACCTGCGCTTTAGATCAGGCTGACGTCGTAAAAGAGGGTAAAGATGTTACTTTATTAACTTATTCAAGAATGAGACATCACTGCCTTAAAGCTCTTGAAGAATTAGATAAAAAAGGAATAGATGCTGAGTTAATCGATTTGATAAGTTTAAAACCATTTGATATGGAAACCATTGCAAAATCAATAAGAAAAACAAATAAAGTAATTATTATTGAAGAATGTATGAAGACTGGAGGTATTGGTGCAGAATTGATTGCTTTGATAACAGAAGAGTGTTTTGATGATCTAGATGCCAGACCAATCAGGCTTTCCAGTCAGGATATACCGACTCCGTATAATGGAAATCTTGAAAATTTGACAATAATCCAACCACATCAAATAGTTGAAAAAGTTGAACACTTAATTACTGGGAGTATATAG
- the secD gene encoding protein translocase subunit SecD — protein sequence MKRRQGWLFFIIFLLTLSVYLLINYPLQLGLDLKGGSQLTLQIIKEEGKVTKDELEAVNSVIDRRVNNLGVSESNLQTLGGDQLILELPGEQNPLVASRVLGKTALLEFRTQKVGTSQDLKELQLQRLNIKKLIEEYSSLENNLNGDNLLNIIQDSLRDIEQKINYSANNKELYGKLIEIKKYVDKEIANLFIKTDLTGKDLINAGRRQEQTNSNWEVLLTFSDSGGDKFAEITKSIAGTNQLLAIILDGESISEASVGSQFANTGITGGSATISGNFSAENARELEVQLKGGSLPLPIEIVETNTIGALLGSKNILKSLYAAVSGLIFVGIFMIFNYRILGFVSVLSLVLYGFFNLALYSLIPVTLTLPGISGLILSIGMAVDANILIFERIREELYNGNTLIRSIDSGFQRANSSIVDGHITTLLSCFVLFLLGTNFVKGFAATLGIGVLISLFTSLNCSKTILRFFTTYQSLRQKNLYLPRNNFSN from the coding sequence ATGAAAAGAAGGCAAGGCTGGCTTTTTTTTATAATATTTCTACTTACTTTATCTGTTTATTTATTAATAAATTATCCACTACAGTTAGGCTTGGATTTAAAAGGAGGTTCTCAACTTACACTACAAATTATTAAAGAGGAAGGTAAGGTAACTAAGGATGAACTTGAAGCGGTTAATTCAGTAATTGATAGACGCGTTAATAATTTAGGTGTTTCCGAATCTAACCTGCAAACCCTTGGTGGAGATCAATTGATTTTAGAATTACCTGGAGAGCAGAATCCATTAGTCGCTTCAAGAGTTTTAGGTAAGACTGCTTTATTAGAATTTAGAACCCAAAAAGTAGGGACATCCCAAGATTTAAAAGAATTGCAACTTCAGAGATTGAACATTAAAAAATTAATTGAGGAATATTCCTCTTTAGAAAATAATCTAAATGGAGATAATTTATTAAACATTATTCAGGATAGTCTTAGGGATATTGAACAAAAAATTAATTATTCTGCTAATAATAAAGAGTTATATGGGAAATTAATTGAAATTAAAAAGTATGTTGACAAAGAAATAGCAAATTTATTTATCAAGACAGATTTAACTGGCAAGGATCTTATTAACGCAGGAAGGAGACAAGAACAAACTAATAGTAATTGGGAAGTTTTATTAACTTTTAGTGATTCAGGAGGTGATAAATTTGCTGAAATCACAAAGTCAATTGCGGGAACTAATCAACTATTAGCTATTATTCTTGACGGCGAGTCTATAAGTGAAGCTAGTGTTGGTAGTCAGTTCGCTAATACTGGGATTACAGGTGGATCAGCAACCATAAGTGGTAACTTTAGTGCTGAAAATGCTAGAGAATTAGAAGTTCAACTTAAAGGAGGTTCATTGCCTTTGCCAATTGAAATAGTAGAAACTAACACTATTGGAGCTTTGCTTGGATCCAAGAATATTTTAAAAAGTCTTTATGCAGCTGTTAGTGGATTAATTTTTGTTGGTATATTTATGATTTTCAATTATAGAATTTTAGGCTTTGTTTCAGTTCTCTCTTTAGTACTTTATGGTTTCTTTAACTTGGCTCTGTATTCTTTAATCCCTGTAACTTTAACTTTACCTGGAATATCTGGACTCATACTTAGTATTGGGATGGCCGTTGATGCAAATATTCTAATATTTGAGAGAATAAGAGAAGAATTATATAATGGCAATACTCTTATAAGATCTATTGATAGCGGTTTTCAAAGAGCTAATTCATCAATAGTTGATGGCCACATTACAACTCTTTTAAGTTGTTTTGTATTGTTTTTATTAGGAACGAATTTTGTTAAGGGTTTTGCTGCAACTTTAGGTATTGGTGTATTAATAAGCTTATTTACATCATTAAATTGTTCCAAAACTATTTTGCGATTTTTTACAACATATCAATCTTTAAGACAAAAAAATCTTTACCTTCCTAGGAACAACTTTTCAAATTAA
- the secF gene encoding protein translocase subunit SecF — MKLFNLELIKNKRKITCFSAFLILLSLLGILYSTFNTSYKKPINLGMDFVGGNELRIERICEEECSDVSPDSVLENLREVSKNKNFLNNIKLQFQNNNKLVSIRTPYLSIEESNRLLTNLEKIIGPVNYDSKNSRLIGPKLGKRLLTNCVTSLLVSLIAISLYITLRFDRKYALYALLALFHDLLIVFGIFSWLGIILSVEVNSLFAVSLLTIAGYSVNDTVVIFDRIRENLRSNNEGYNETIQLSVNESFRRTTFTSITTLIPLLTLIFFGSYSLFWFSVSLSLGIIVGSYSSILLAPSFLLKD, encoded by the coding sequence ATGAAATTATTTAATCTTGAACTAATAAAAAATAAAAGAAAGATAACTTGTTTCTCCGCATTTCTTATTTTGTTGAGTCTTTTAGGAATTTTATATTCTACATTTAATACTTCATATAAGAAACCTATTAATCTAGGAATGGATTTTGTTGGTGGTAATGAATTAAGAATAGAGAGAATATGTGAAGAGGAATGTTCTGATGTTTCTCCTGATTCAGTTTTAGAGAATTTAAGAGAAGTTTCTAAAAATAAAAATTTTTTAAATAATATTAAATTACAATTCCAAAATAATAATAAATTAGTATCAATTAGAACACCTTATTTAAGTATTGAAGAATCAAATAGGTTACTTACTAATCTTGAGAAAATTATTGGCCCCGTGAATTATGATAGTAAAAATTCAAGATTAATTGGTCCAAAACTAGGGAAAAGATTACTTACTAACTGTGTTACTTCTTTGTTAGTCTCTTTAATTGCAATATCATTATATATAACTCTTAGATTTGATAGAAAATATGCTTTATATGCATTATTAGCTTTATTTCATGATTTATTAATAGTTTTCGGGATCTTCTCTTGGTTAGGAATTATATTATCTGTTGAGGTCAATAGTTTATTTGCGGTGTCCTTGTTAACTATTGCAGGTTATTCTGTAAATGATACTGTTGTTATATTTGACAGAATTCGTGAGAATTTAAGATCAAATAACGAAGGCTATAACGAAACTATTCAATTATCAGTTAATGAATCATTTAGGAGAACAACTTTTACAAGTATTACAACTTTAATACCTTTGTTAACTCTAATTTTCTTTGGTTCTTACTCATTATTCTGGTTTTCTGTTTCCTTATCATTAGGAATTATAGTTGGAAGTTATTCAAGTATTTTATTGGCTCCATCTTTTTTACTCAAAGATTAA
- a CDS encoding AI-2E family transporter: MSSSSYFKLAVILLTSLIIWTLRDFLLLIICSLVISNIVCNLCNQIQKGVKIPRSLSLFFVLTVISLIVFTIFIIVLPPFVKEFNEILVDIPNGLSKINILLNTHLNKLNSLFYGEESDNVIDIFNLINNVVTIPDAATIAKAIQESFKNLINIAGNLGSGLLKLIFVLVVSLMISIEPKQYKENILLIIPKNYRNKSRIILDKCNIALANWTFSMVISSLSVGLLSLIVLSILDVKYVVSNALIAMVLNIIPNIGPVISGIFPISIALLDNFWKPLAVLGAYVIIQNIESYIIMPSIMKKKANFLPGLTLISQFGFTFIFGPLGLILSLPLAVVIQVLIKESIKDI, from the coding sequence TTGAGTAGTTCATCATATTTCAAGTTAGCAGTAATCTTATTAACATCTTTAATAATATGGACATTAAGAGATTTCCTACTTTTAATTATTTGCTCTTTAGTAATTTCAAATATTGTATGTAATTTATGTAATCAAATACAAAAAGGGGTGAAAATTCCCCGATCCCTATCTTTGTTTTTTGTATTAACAGTTATATCATTGATAGTTTTTACTATTTTTATTATTGTCTTGCCTCCGTTTGTAAAAGAATTCAATGAAATACTAGTTGATATTCCTAATGGTTTATCTAAAATAAATATCTTGCTTAATACACATCTGAACAAATTGAATAGCTTATTTTATGGTGAAGAATCAGACAATGTTATAGACATATTTAATCTAATAAATAATGTAGTTACCATTCCAGACGCAGCAACTATTGCTAAAGCTATTCAAGAAAGTTTTAAGAACTTAATTAATATAGCGGGGAATCTGGGATCAGGACTTTTAAAATTAATTTTCGTATTAGTAGTTAGTTTGATGATATCTATTGAACCAAAACAATATAAAGAAAATATACTTCTAATAATCCCTAAAAATTATCGTAATAAATCTAGAATTATTCTTGATAAATGCAATATTGCATTAGCAAACTGGACCTTTTCTATGGTCATAAGCTCATTATCAGTTGGTCTATTATCTTTAATAGTTTTATCGATATTAGATGTAAAATATGTTGTATCAAATGCTTTAATAGCAATGGTTTTAAATATAATTCCTAATATAGGTCCAGTTATTAGTGGTATATTTCCGATCTCAATTGCTCTACTAGATAATTTTTGGAAACCTCTAGCAGTATTAGGAGCATATGTAATCATTCAAAATATTGAAAGCTATATAATAATGCCTTCTATAATGAAGAAAAAAGCAAATTTTCTTCCTGGATTAACATTAATATCGCAATTTGGATTTACCTTCATTTTTGGTCCATTAGGATTAATCTTATCTCTGCCTTTAGCTGTAGTAATACAGGTTTTAATCAAAGAATCAATTAAAGATATTTAA
- the psb28 gene encoding photosystem II reaction center protein Psb28: MKANKTAKIQFYEGTDEPVVPEIRLTRSKDGTNGQALFLFERPQALSSITDGEITGMRMIDTEGEILTREVKVRFVDGEPIFLEAVYIWKNTLDFDRFMRFAKTYAKSNGLGYSEKK; the protein is encoded by the coding sequence ATGAAAGCAAATAAAACTGCAAAAATACAATTCTATGAAGGGACTGATGAACCAGTAGTTCCTGAGATAAGGCTTACTAGGAGTAAAGATGGTACTAATGGTCAAGCATTATTTTTGTTCGAGAGACCTCAGGCCTTATCTTCAATTACAGACGGTGAAATCACAGGTATGCGTATGATTGATACTGAAGGTGAGATATTAACGAGAGAAGTTAAAGTAAGATTTGTCGATGGTGAGCCCATATTTTTAGAAGCAGTTTATATTTGGAAGAACACTTTAGACTTCGATAGATTCATGAGATTTGCAAAAACTTATGCCAAATCAAATGGATTAGGATATTCTGAGAAGAAGTAG
- the mnmH gene encoding tRNA 2-selenouridine(34) synthase MnmH: MYFKRKELEKFRSFKGPLIDVRSPSEYYKGHMPNSINIPLFDNDERSIIGTIYKKKGREEAVIEGLKFFEKKIESLLDNLFKNIDSNKIITENKNNELSIRIYCSRGGMRSQSIAWLLEKYKFNPITLKGGYKTYRRWILDSFSKKWEIVIIGGKTGTGKTRLLSLLEKYNYQTIDLEGFACHRGSTFGGLGMNDQPSNEQFENRIAEKLYSFKSINNIFVEAESANIGKCKIPHEFFNQMKTSRRIEILRSESNRLDELIDTYSVFKKEELKNSVLRIKKRLGPHRTKIALDSIDLEKWDLVCRSVLDYYDRCYEYEKVSKENITLLDLTNKKYDEMILELINNVL; this comes from the coding sequence ATGTATTTCAAAAGAAAAGAGCTAGAGAAATTTAGAAGTTTTAAAGGACCACTTATAGATGTTAGGAGCCCGAGTGAATATTATAAAGGACATATGCCTAATTCTATTAACATTCCATTATTTGACAATGACGAGAGATCAATAATTGGGACAATTTATAAAAAAAAAGGTAGAGAAGAAGCCGTAATAGAGGGATTAAAATTTTTTGAAAAAAAAATTGAATCACTTCTTGATAATTTATTTAAGAATATTGACTCTAATAAAATTATTACAGAAAATAAAAATAATGAATTATCAATCAGAATATATTGTTCTAGAGGAGGAATGCGATCACAAAGTATTGCTTGGTTACTAGAAAAATATAAATTTAATCCAATTACTCTAAAAGGAGGATACAAGACATATAGAAGATGGATATTAGATAGTTTCTCAAAAAAGTGGGAAATTGTAATTATTGGAGGGAAAACAGGAACTGGAAAAACAAGGTTATTGTCATTACTAGAGAAATATAACTATCAAACTATAGATCTTGAAGGATTTGCTTGTCATAGAGGTAGTACATTTGGTGGTTTAGGGATGAATGACCAACCCTCCAACGAACAATTTGAAAATAGAATTGCTGAAAAATTATATTCCTTTAAAAGCATTAATAATATTTTTGTAGAAGCTGAAAGTGCAAATATTGGCAAATGCAAAATACCTCATGAATTCTTCAATCAGATGAAAACCTCAAGGAGAATTGAGATTTTAAGGAGCGAATCAAACAGGTTAGATGAGTTGATAGATACTTATAGTGTATTTAAGAAAGAAGAACTCAAAAATTCTGTACTAAGGATAAAAAAAAGATTAGGGCCGCACAGAACAAAAATAGCTCTTGATTCAATTGATTTGGAGAAATGGGACTTAGTTTGCAGATCAGTTTTGGATTATTATGATAGGTGTTATGAATATGAAAAGGTTAGCAAAGAAAATATAACGTTATTAGATTTAACCAACAAAAAATATGATGAAATGATCCTAGAGTTAATAAATAATGTTTTATAA
- a CDS encoding GUN4 domain-containing protein has product MTIKEQDNNTNATLDLINKFVDSNQRKRINLLTKIESEVDNIFKLGPTLFEIFDSDGDEWAAGWLLQVLKKYKPDFFENNKFNNWFNTYSDIDINYDELQLMLVEQKFEAADRLTSSFLRHLAGKLAEKRGYVFYSEVKNMSGKDLQTIDRLWTIYSTGRFGFSIQAKILKSVGKKYELLWPKIGWKKEGLWTRYPNSFCWSLKAPDGHMPLINQLRGVRLLDSILRHPAIAERHNNIL; this is encoded by the coding sequence ATGACAATCAAAGAACAAGATAACAATACTAATGCTACATTAGACCTTATTAATAAATTTGTAGACTCAAATCAAAGAAAAAGAATAAATTTATTAACTAAAATAGAATCTGAAGTCGATAATATTTTCAAACTTGGGCCTACCTTGTTTGAAATCTTTGATAGTGATGGAGATGAGTGGGCTGCTGGTTGGTTATTGCAAGTCTTAAAAAAATATAAACCTGATTTCTTTGAAAATAATAAGTTCAATAATTGGTTTAATACTTATTCAGATATTGATATTAATTATGATGAATTGCAATTGATGTTAGTTGAGCAAAAATTTGAAGCGGCTGATAGATTAACAAGTTCATTCCTTCGTCATTTAGCTGGAAAACTAGCTGAAAAACGTGGATATGTTTTCTACAGTGAGGTTAAGAATATGTCAGGTAAAGATCTACAAACAATTGATAGATTATGGACTATTTATTCTACTGGTAGATTCGGCTTTTCAATTCAAGCAAAGATTTTAAAATCAGTAGGAAAAAAATATGAATTATTATGGCCTAAAATAGGCTGGAAAAAAGAGGGTTTATGGACAAGATATCCCAATTCGTTTTGTTGGTCATTGAAGGCTCCTGATGGACATATGCCTTTAATAAATCAACTAAGAGGTGTAAGACTTTTGGACTCAATCCTTAGACATCCTGCTATAGCAGAAAGACATAATAATATTCTTTGA
- a CDS encoding ATP-binding protein — MSLFQGKNILKIFKRPSINWSNYEFESSLQLNEFVDKLLEPIKKSQSTYLIKLGLHEALVNAVKHGNKLDPTKSIRVRRIITPNWCVWQIQDQGNGLERKKRNYKLPKKLNSVNGRGLYIINECFDDIRWNSKGNRLQLALKR; from the coding sequence ATGTCCTTATTTCAGGGCAAAAATATTTTAAAAATCTTTAAGAGACCAAGCATTAACTGGTCAAATTACGAATTTGAATCTTCATTACAATTAAATGAATTTGTTGATAAATTATTGGAACCAATAAAAAAATCACAATCAACCTATCTCATTAAACTGGGCTTACATGAAGCTCTTGTTAACGCAGTAAAACATGGAAATAAATTAGATCCCACAAAAAGTATTAGAGTGAGAAGAATAATTACTCCTAACTGGTGTGTCTGGCAAATACAGGACCAGGGCAATGGTTTAGAAAGAAAAAAAAGAAACTATAAATTGCCAAAAAAACTAAATAGTGTAAATGGCCGCGGCTTGTATATTATTAATGAATGTTTTGATGACATTAGATGGAACAGTAAAGGTAATAGGCTTCAGTTGGCTTTAAAAAGGTGA
- a CDS encoding DUF6439 family protein, translated as MNYWDKETIKLVQSLNGKLKIDHSKWHKDKGNKYKRSAELISAGLCQLIISCNEKDTIEYMEESIKWLKEINIDQPCPSKNHLFKAN; from the coding sequence ATGAACTATTGGGATAAAGAAACTATTAAGCTTGTTCAAAGTCTTAATGGAAAGTTAAAAATTGATCATTCAAAATGGCATAAAGACAAAGGGAATAAATATAAAAGATCTGCAGAACTTATTTCAGCAGGGTTATGCCAATTAATTATTTCTTGTAATGAGAAAGATACCATTGAGTATATGGAAGAAAGTATTAAATGGTTAAAAGAAATTAATATCGATCAACCTTGCCCGAGTAAAAATCACCTTTTTAAAGCCAACTGA